The genomic region CGTTGATAAAATCTATTTAACTTCCCAACtcatattgaattaattattcaatcaCGTAGgctaagaaaattaattaattccatacAATTATTGCActcacaaattaaatttactcgcttttgtttaattttattattaattaaattacaaataatatattaggatttattttgcatgtaaatataatcaccgtactataatatatattgtacaaaatttcaatttttaatttattgacaattaatgcattaaaaaagttatcaaTAGGTTTTGCACGTGAGGTTGTAAGACAATGCtaaactttaatatataggaacaaattaattatgagtcttaataaaataaaaatattttctgcgCGCATGCAGTACTGCGTGCCACGGTatctagtatatatatatatatatatatatatatatgtatatatatatacactctcAATGTAGTTGTGCCCACACGAAGGAAAGTAGGAATTTTAATCCTCTAATTATTGGGACAGTTATTTAGTCTCgttgaaatttaattggataatttatactatatataaagggAGAGCGCCTTTTTGGtatctctcctttttttttatatattttttaatatttaatttttttttttaaattttcatctttaAATTTCCATCTGACTTCCCACCACGTGATTTTATCTGTCAATTTTCTAATGAAAAAATGATAGGAGaactaaaaatgatattttttgcaAGTTATGAAACTAGTTTTGAGAATCACATAAgtaattgaactaaaaatgTACGTGCAGAGCATAAATTATGTGGATAATGTTAAATCACGAtcgataattttaattattatattatttttatataacgTGGaagatagtattgatttactatAGAACTTTGAATTTGTGATTACAATACAAGTAACAATCCGTTTTCTTGCAACCCAAGATTGTTTActataaaattgtgaaatatgtaaattaactCCATGctaagtaatatataattatccagtgaaaaaccaatatatatatatagggttaaatccattttgccccctgtgatataacaaaatatcaaaaacccccttatgaaatttttaatatcaaaaatcaCCCCTAGGTTaccaataaataatcacacagCCCCCTGATCAATttgaatctatttttttagaaacaataactaaaatacccttttagTCAAACCGGTCAACTCgacttattaatatataattattttaatttataatttttaacatatctttataatacatataattataatttataaaaaaaattaaaaaataataattataccccattccccccacccccaccccccaaacCCCCAACCCCCACCGGGCCCACCCCCACNNNNNNNNNNNNNNNNNNNNNNNNNNNNNNNNNNNNNNNNNNNNNNNNNNNNNNNNNNNNNNNNNNNNNNNNNNNNNNNNNNNNNNNNNNNNNNNNNNNNNNNNNNNNNNNNNNNNNNNNNNNNNNNNNNNNNNNNNNNNNNNNNNNNNNNNNNNNNNNNNNNNNNNNNNNNNNNNNNNNNNNNNNNNNNNNNNNNNNNNNNNNNNNNNNNNNNNNNNNNNNNNNgctttttttttaaaaaaattatatataaaattacttttaatttaattaaaataatattttattatataaataattaagtaattatatataaaaaaatattttattattaatagaaatatatcatattttaattaaataattattatataaaataatatttaattcttaaatacatatatataatattatatgttaaatgtgagagaagggcaaaaatgtcaaaaaaaatatatttttataaaaaaatcgcAGTCAAAGCGCGTGTGGCCCAATTTTTGTACGGAGGgggttttttgaactttattttatatcataggaggtgtatttgatactttaattttcataggaggatttttgaacatttttattatcacAGGGGGGTCTCTGGATTTttcccctatatatatatagtgaattGAAATTGCATGGTATTTGCTTTTTATGATGAGTTAGCAGTCTTTGTCGGGTGTTGGCAGTGGCTAACAACCAAAGTACATATGATTCCTTCTCTTTgtcttcttttcatttttgtctttctttgTAGCTTCCTTTTACTTTTaaggatgatttgatttggtCAAGGTATCACCAAGGAAACAGAATTTTGGCACAATaataggaacgatttttttaaatatagaaaCAGGCTTTCCAAcgcatttttaaaaatatgatcgTTCTAAAACTCGTTccaaaattagtaattttttttttttccttcctcCCCCTCTCTCGCTGTCCCGACGCCGTTCGCCTTCCCATTGTTCgccctccctccctctctctcgaTCGAAGGTTggttcactttttattttttttcctcattccCCTGTTCTTacaattttcaacatttttttaaaatattttccccaatttttaaaaactttttttgaaatatttgtgaaaatattttggaaaataatttttatttttttgttttttatttcttgaaaatatttttgaaaaattttctattttattccaaaaaagatagtgtaatattttctttttctttttccaaaaaagcttttctgaattttttttcctcaaattaaatttaatattttctaacatttaaatattttttccaaaatccaaatatatttattataattaaaatatattttttataaaattaaaaatattttcttaaattaaaaaagtttcttaaattaaaatactttttccaaaaaattaaaatatatttttttccctaaaattcaaatactttccagaaatattttcaaaaattgagatttgcatatttttgtgcgtattctgtaatttttatgtaattagggtataattgtgtaatttaagaaattgataattgtataattgtgtaatttctgtaattattgtgtaatttatatcataatctgtaatttttgtaattattttgtcattgtgtaatttctgaatatttgtgtaatttagatAGAACAtattgtgtaatattttttgttataattgtgTCATTGagtaatttatacaattattttgtaatttctgtAATAATTGTGTCATTGTGTAATTTCTacaattattgtgtaatttctataatttattgtggaatttctgtaattatataagaaattaatgaatttagtaCACATGGTCGTGGCCGTGGCCGCCAATTCCATCCGTGCCTTCCAATGCTTCCTAGAAACTAAAGAtactaaaagtaaaaatatttttctgaaattaaaatatatttttcctaaaatttatttttttttctaaaattaaaaaagtttttgaaattaaaatatatttttcctgaaattacaatatttttcagaaatagttttcaaaaattaaaataagttttgcctgaaatttactttttttttctgaaattaaattatttttactgaaaatattttcagaaaatatcgttcattttaaaagaattctGCATAACTTTATTACagaattaaactttttttcctgaagctaaaatattttcatgaaatcttcttcagaaatttaaattttcatattattgtgtaatttagggcatattgtgtaatttttgtgtaattagggtacaattgtataatttaggcaattattggaaatattgttCTGTAATTATCGTATAATTgtgtaatttctgcaattattatgtaatttagatcataatatataaattttgtaattattgtgtaattgtgtaatttctgaaaatattgtgtaatttaaatcatattgtgtaattttggtaattattgtttaattatgtaatttctgcaattattgcacaattttggtaatttattgTGAAATTTGTGTAACTACCACAACCGACTGCTTCCGCTACTGCCCAGCATAGCCTCCGACAGACCCTCCGCATGGGACGACCACGAAATGAACGGCGTTGATGAGGATGGTTTagattagattttatttattttttcactttttgtaatcgaataataataatttatatcaaaataatatttttttcctaattattcatatttattcataatatttattacattcaattatttatttttattcaattaattaaattcataaatataattaataaaattttattaaatatataaattaaataatttataaaaattaaaattagaaacaattttattgattgtaaagaaaatattacaaatcaaatgaaaaattgttcTTAATATCAAGTTTTAAAAACGTGTTTCTAAATAAGATTGATCGTTCCtaaaatagttacaaaaaaCTGTTCCAATCAAAACATTGACCATTCCTAATACTATTCCAAATATTAACCACCAAACAGTTTCAATGGTCGTTCCTAAATATAttaccaataaaaataaatacaatttcaaaattcagacTTTGATATTACAAAGACCATTCCAAAATTTATCTAATCCTTTccaattgaaaataaagaaatttttatattaaaatacaacattagGAACATTCATTATCAATGTGTTACAATTTCCGTAACACATTGGAATGGTCGGTCACCAACCATTCCTAAATATTAGTAACGCCGTCTACATGACGGTTCAtaaatcattccaaattttTCTCTAAATCCCACATTTTGTTATAGTGCatgtatgatttaaaatattcaaatgtaGCAATATTTAGAGAAGAAAACCAATTGGGTAATTTAAACTAaacttttcatatatattgattagGAGTGacaattctatatatattttaattttctaccTCAATTGTCAGGTGTGAATGAAGAGAAGGAAGACcctgaaagaaaaaggaaaaatttattattttagtcctttaactttgtttccatttaattttgatcctttatgcgatattattattatatttttactaataatttataatattagtgaAATGTAGTCTGATTTAGGGTTTTCTGCCAATTTTTTCACCCGAAATTTTTTCTGAAACagaattatgaatatatatatcattttatcaataagctgtattttcaaacatattttttctggaacgaaaaaaaattaacctgAATATATAAGGTTTGATCAATTATAAGAAAAGTATATAGAATATGGTTGGACTGATATTCgattaagaattaattatatataacacatGTACACATTGCaattctatttcttttaatcttttccaaatctctaattaattccacaattaatactattattttctCTATCCAAAGTTTGTAATAACCTGACAACATAGTCGTATACATGACagtgtaataattaatcacatacATTCCAgtgtatttcaaaaattaaagctATATATAGCATATGTAATGgtaatttgtatgtatatggACACTCAAGAATCCTTACTCTAGACCATATATGTTTGACTTCTCGAACTTGATCGATCTTTCATGGAATGCAAGAAATAGATCACTTGTTGAGTGATCGcccttcaagaatttcttctgtCTTTTCTGGTACCGTTTTCCTGTGAGCTAACGCTCTTGTCATCAGCATTTAAGCTGAAAGATTTCATGGGGGAAGTGATAAAACGAAGGGTTGAGGTCGGCATCGGTGAGTTTTGCTGCACATTCTGCAGGTGATGAAGGTGCCTAAAGTGGCAATCATTCTCCACGGATGGCGTACCGATGTATGAAGAAAAGGGAGGAAAAACGGAGGGAAAAAACAGCTGAGAACTCGAAGGGAGAACGGACGAAAGATTGCTTTCACTGTGTGAGTTTTCTTGTGTTTGAGCTGAGAATGAAAACCCTCCTCCGAATTGTGATAAAGACAAGTTTTGAGCAGAATCCCAGTTCAAATCACTGGAGTTATAAGGCATGGTTGGTAGAGTGGAGTGATTGCTCAATGGGAAGAAGTTATGTGCTGAAAGTTGAGCCATAAATCCCCCAAAACcctcttcattttcttgtgcAATCCACTTGTTTTTCCCCCTCTCAACATTCATCTTCATCACTAATTCCTTAGCCGCTGATTGATCATGATGAAATGTTAGTGCTGTTGGTTGGTGGGATTGTGCAAAATTTACAGCAGGTATGACCGGTAGAGGCGGAAGCTTGTCGATATCGTGCTTAGTGGCGTCGAGCAACCAGTCTACAACTTTACTGGGCTGGTTGAGTCCAAGCTTTTCTTGGAGGTCATATAACTGAAGTGCAGTTGGGACCGATAGCCTAATTCGCCGGTCTCTAAGTCCCCTCAGAGTGTAGACTTTGCTATGCCTGTCTTTGCCTCCGGAGGCACTTGAAACGCGAAAGATTCTTGGATTCCTAAATCTCGACCACTGCGGCCTTGACGTGGATGTAGTGTTAATCTTGGGGAACTTGTTGTACTCGTTCTCGCCTTCGTTCTTTGACCGAAAATCTCTCATGATTTTTGTGTTGCTTGCTTCATTATTGACCTGCAAGAGCTCAAACATTTACTCAAATCATATCAACAAAAGGGTGAATTAAAATCTAAGTTGTTTCGTGGATGAAACAAcgatttttctcctttttttttttttttttgttcatttttcttgaattttttcagCAAATTAATCAACCTCAATTTTCTTGAAGGAGAAATCCTTActtaaattttagatttttactATAGTTTAGATGGAAATAGATTAATTCCATGTCTAGATTTTGCTGCAAAACTGCAAATCTATGGCCTTTTTAGGAGATAAAAACAGTATCACAGTTAGCATTAAAGTCACAAAATTTCATAGATCATAACAATTAGGTTTTGCAAAATGGGAAGTAGGAAAATTTTTTAGGTTATGtgattccaaaaataaaacaaacataagATTCAACATACTCAAACCTGATGAACATCATCATATTTGGCAATAAGGAGAAAAGGGTTAGAATTTTACTCTTAAAACTCAGAGAGCACAGATCAAAACATGAACTTAAGCTCCACTCTTTGCTGTTGATCAACGAGAACTTGCCGTCTTTACCAGCCTAGAGAAGCCATCGACGCTGCAAACATCAACAGGCTGCTGTTTTCTGGTGAAAATTGAAGTGGGAAACTATCTCATCTGCTGAAGGAAATCAGCTCTATAAGTAATTGCCTCAAATCTTGGGAGGAGAGGGGATGATGGAATATTACTCTACCATGTTGCcaaggaaaggaaaaagaagaaaaattaaaggtATGGCGCATCTGCGACCATGTGGCGTCTGCGTAtgattacacataaatttcgGGTGAGGAATTTtcacccaaaaattaattagaattgcTTTGTTGAACCCTAGTTGGCAATATTCATTGACTTGTACAAcat from Sesamum indicum cultivar Zhongzhi No. 13 linkage group LG3, S_indicum_v1.0, whole genome shotgun sequence harbors:
- the LOC105157996 gene encoding transcription factor TCP17-like encodes the protein MRDFRSKNEGENEYNKFPKINTTSTSRPQWSRFRNPRIFRVSSASGGKDRHSKVYTLRGLRDRRIRLSVPTALQLYDLQEKLGLNQPSKVVDWLLDATKHDIDKLPPLPVIPAVNFAQSHQPTALTFHHDQSAAKELVMKMNVERGKNKWIAQENEEGFGGFMAQLSAHNFFPLSNHSTLPTMPYNSSDLNWDSAQNLSLSQFGGGFSFSAQTQENSHSESNLSSVLPSSSQLFFPSVFPPFSSYIGTPSVENDCHFRHLHHLQNVQQNSPMPTSTLRFITSPMKSFSLNADDKSVSSQENGTRKDRRNS